A single genomic interval of Nostoc commune NIES-4072 harbors:
- a CDS encoding fatty acyl-AMP ligase: protein MSVYSNSVISPHQFSTLVELLIYRAKNQSEQKAYTFLQSIETEAASLTYKELHVQAQAIAASLQALNLGGERALLLYQPGLDFIAAFFGCLYAGVIAVPAYPPRRNQKLSRLQAIAADAQAKIVLTSKSILDNLQTSSNQEDLEISGLHWLATDELSNDLAQAWQPQELTGDTLAFLQYTSGSTGTPKGVMISHGNLLHNERMIEKAFGHTNKTIVVGWLPVFHDMGLIGNVLQPLYLGVPCILMSPVEFLQKPIRWLQAISHYKATTSGGPNFAYDLCIRKVTPEQLATLDLSSWEVAFTGAEPVRAETLEQFASTFAPCGFRKEAFYPCYGMAETTLIVSGGEKTALPITCNVDKAALEQNRIVKQHKSQGDIQTIVGCGQSPSDQKVIIVDPQSLTICAPEQVGEIWVAGPSVAQGYWNQPEETEKAFRAYLADTDISDAETSIPFFRTGDLGFLQDGELFITGRLKDVIIIRGQNHYPQDIELTVEKSHPALKPASGAAFSVDFKGSERLVIVQEVERSYLRKLNVQEILGNVRQAVIAQHGLDIFATVLIKTGSIPKTSSGKIRRQACRTAFLAGTLDVMEDWSENPQNKAKFKDLEAEVDSVLRQLTPTNQL, encoded by the coding sequence ATGAGTGTTTATTCCAACAGCGTGATAAGTCCGCATCAGTTTTCAACGTTAGTTGAATTGCTGATTTATAGAGCAAAAAACCAGTCTGAACAAAAAGCTTATACTTTTTTACAAAGTATAGAGACAGAAGCAGCATCGTTGACTTATAAAGAGTTACATGTGCAAGCACAAGCGATCGCAGCTAGTCTCCAGGCTCTAAATCTTGGCGGTGAACGTGCTTTGCTGCTATATCAACCGGGTCTAGATTTTATCGCTGCTTTCTTTGGATGTTTATATGCCGGCGTTATTGCTGTTCCTGCATATCCACCCAGACGAAATCAAAAATTGTCTAGGTTGCAGGCAATAGCCGCAGATGCCCAAGCCAAAATTGTACTGACTTCTAAATCTATTTTAGATAACCTCCAAACTAGTTCTAATCAAGAGGATTTAGAAATTTCGGGATTGCATTGGCTAGCTACCGATGAGTTGAGTAACGATCTAGCGCAAGCATGGCAACCGCAGGAATTGACCGGTGATACCTTAGCTTTCCTCCAATACACATCTGGCTCTACAGGGACGCCAAAGGGGGTGATGATCAGTCATGGGAATCTGCTGCATAACGAGCGGATGATCGAGAAAGCTTTCGGACATACAAACAAAACTATCGTTGTTGGTTGGTTACCTGTCTTCCATGATATGGGACTCATTGGAAATGTCTTGCAACCCCTGTATTTAGGAGTTCCTTGCATTCTGATGTCTCCAGTAGAGTTTCTTCAAAAACCAATTCGTTGGTTACAAGCAATATCTCACTACAAAGCTACAACTAGTGGCGGGCCAAATTTTGCTTATGATCTTTGCATTCGCAAGGTGACACCCGAACAGTTAGCAACTCTCGATCTCAGCAGTTGGGAGGTTGCTTTTACCGGTGCTGAACCTGTCCGTGCTGAGACTTTAGAACAGTTTGCTTCAACTTTTGCACCTTGTGGCTTTCGCAAAGAAGCATTTTATCCCTGCTACGGTATGGCAGAAACCACTCTGATAGTAAGCGGAGGTGAGAAAACAGCTTTACCAATCACTTGCAATGTAGATAAAGCGGCATTAGAGCAAAACCGAATTGTTAAGCAGCATAAGAGTCAGGGAGATATCCAGACAATAGTAGGTTGTGGGCAAAGTCCTTCTGATCAGAAGGTGATCATTGTTGATCCCCAATCTTTAACGATATGTGCACCTGAGCAAGTAGGGGAAATCTGGGTAGCAGGCCCAAGTGTTGCTCAAGGTTATTGGAATCAACCTGAAGAGACAGAAAAGGCTTTCCGTGCCTACTTAGCAGATACAGATATAAGCGATGCTGAAACCTCAATCCCGTTTTTTCGCACTGGAGATTTAGGATTTTTGCAAGATGGGGAGTTGTTTATCACAGGGAGACTCAAAGATGTAATTATCATCAGAGGGCAAAATCATTATCCCCAAGATATTGAACTGACTGTTGAAAAGAGCCATCCAGCCCTGAAACCTGCTTCAGGAGCCGCATTTTCCGTTGATTTCAAGGGTTCTGAGCGACTAGTTATTGTTCAGGAGGTAGAGCGTAGTTACTTACGTAAGTTAAACGTTCAAGAAATTCTGGGAAATGTAAGACAAGCAGTGATTGCACAGCATGGACTAGATATATTCGCTACGGTACTCATCAAGACTGGAAGTATTCCCAAAACCTCTAGTGGCAAAATTCGCCGTCAAGCTTGTAGAACTGCATTTCTTGCTGGCACCTTGGATGTCATGGAGGATTGGAGTGAGAATCCTCAGAACAAAGCTAAGTTTAAGGATCTAGAAGCAGAGGTTGATTCTGTTTTAAGGCAGTTAACACCTACTAACCAGCTATAA